One window from the genome of Solea solea chromosome 2, fSolSol10.1, whole genome shotgun sequence encodes:
- the dph3 gene encoding DPH3 homolog: MSVFHDEIEIEDFEYDEDTETYYFPCPCGDRFAITKEDLQSGEDVASCPSCSLIVRVIYDEDVFVSGEIIDAPRHSENKVELLQS, translated from the exons atgtcgGTTTTTCACGACGAGATCGAGATCGAGGACTTTGAATATGACGAGGACACGGAGACATATTACTTCCCCTGTCCCTGCGGAGACAGGTTCGCCATCACTAAA GAGGACCTGCAGAGTGGAGAGGACGTGGCTTCGTGTCCCAGCTGCTCTCTGATCGTCAGAGTCATTTATGATGAG gacGTGTTTGTGTCTGGAGAAATCATCGACGCTCCTCGGCACTCAGAGAACAAAGTGGAGCTGCTTCAGTCctga
- the ftcd gene encoding formimidoyltransferase-cyclodeaminase isoform X1, which translates to MTQLVECVPNFSEGQNQEVIDAIAASISGTHACSLLDVDSGISTNRTVFTFVGSPEVVVEAALNAARCAFSLIDMTKHSGEHPRTGALDVCPFIPVQNVTMDDCVHCASVFGQKLADMLNVPVYLYGEAARQERRRSLPAVRAGEYEALPEKLKRDEWKPDFGPASFIPSWGATVTGARKFLIAYNVNLIATKEQAHRIALDIREQGRGRGQPGRLEKVQGLGWFLDESNLAQVSTNILDYERTPVHAVYQEICREAEELNLPVVGSQIVGLVPLRALLDCADFYIHKDQLFVLEEEHKVRLVISKLGLDSLSPFNPRERIIEYMVSSQDSGRLASLSLRRFVLSVGARTAAPGGGSVSAAVGALGAALGAMVGQMTYGKRQFENLDVTMRRLIPPFHQAMNELLRTVDEDARVFNGYMVALKMPKTTAEEVQSRDAALQVALQSAVSVPLALAEKVNDLWSPLKEMVVHGNVSCKSDVQVAAKALETAVYGAYFNVMINLKDVTDDIFIATTQQRATTLLREAQDATAAVLLAAEGRK; encoded by the exons ATGACTCAGCTGGTGGAGTGTGTCCCCAACTTCTCTGAGGGACAGAACCAAGAG GTGATTGATGCCATTGCGGCGTCCATCTCCGGCACACACGCGTGTTCTCTGCTGGACGTGGACTCGGGCATCTCCACGAACAGAACCGTCTTCACGTTTGTCGGTTCTCCTGAGGTCGTGGTGGAGGCGGCGCTGAACGCAGCACGCTGCGCCTTCAGCCTCATCGACATGACCAAGCACTCAG gtgaacACCCTCGTACTGGAGCGTTGGACGTCTGTCCCTTCATCCCCGTCCAGAACGTCACCATGGACGATTGTGTCCACTGTGCGTCGGTGTTTGGACAGAAGTTGGCGGACATGTTGAACGTCCCCG TTTATCTTTATGGAGAAGCCGCTCGTCAGGAGAGGAGGCGGAGTCTTCCAGCAGTGAGAGCCGGAGAGTACGAAGCTTTACCTGAGAAG CTCAAGCGTGACGAGTGGAAGCCAGACTTTGGCCCCGCCTCCTTCATTCCGTCCTGGGGCGCCACGGTAACTGGCGCTCGCAAGTTCCTGATCGCTTACAACGTGAACCTGATCGCCACCAAAGAGCAGGCGCACCGCATCGCTCTGGACATCAGGGAGCAGGGGCGGGGCAGAGGacag cCCGGGCGGCTGGAGAAGGTCCAGGGTCTGGGCTGGTTCCTGGATGAGTCCAACCTCGCTCAGGTGTCCACCAACATCCTGGACTATGAGAGGACACCTGTCCACGCCGTCTACCAGGAGATCTGCAGGGaggctgag GAGCTGAACCTGCCCGTGGTGGGTTCTCAGATCGTCGGGCTGGTTCCGCTCAGAGCTCTGCTCGACTGCGCAGACTTCTACATCCACAAAGATCAGCTGTTCGTCCTGGAGGAGGAGCACAAAGTCCGACTG GTGATCAGTAAACTAGGTCTGGACTCACTGAGTCCATTTAACCCCAGGGAGAGAATCATCGA GTACATGGTGTCGTCTCAGGACAGCGGTCGTCTCGCGTCTTTGTCTCTGAGACGCTTCGTGCTCAGCGTCGGCGCTCGGACGGCGGCTCCAGGCGGAGGATCCGTTTCTGCTGCTGTCGGCGCTTTG GGAGCGGCACTCGGTGCGATGGTGGGACAGATGACGTACGGGAAGAGACAGTTTGAGAACCTGGACGTGACCATGAGACGCCTCATTCCTCCGTTTCATCAGGCGATGAATGAACTGCTGAGGACGGTGGACGAGGACGCTCGCGTCTTTAACGGCTACATG GTGGCGCTGAAGATGCCAAAGACGACGGCAGAGGAAGTTCAAAG caGAGATGCAGCGCTGCAGGTCGCCCTTCAGTCAGCCGTTAGCGTCCCATTAGCTCTGGCAGAGAAGGTCAATGATTTGTGGTCACCGCTCAAAGAGATGGTCGTCCACGGCAACGTATCCTGCAAGTCTGATGTtcag GTGGCAGCCAAAGCCTTGGAGACGGCGGTTTACGGTGCATATTTCAACGTCATGATCAACCTCAAAGACGTCACAGACGACATCTTCATCGCCACG ACACAGCAGAGGGCAACGACGCTGCTGCGCGAGGCTCAGGACGCAACCGCTGCCGTCCTCCTCGCTGCTGAgggcaggaagtga
- the ftcd gene encoding formimidoyltransferase-cyclodeaminase isoform X2: MTQLVECVPNFSEGQNQEVIDAIAASISGTHACSLLDVDSGISTNRTVFTFVGSPEVVVEAALNAARCAFSLIDMTKHSGEHPRTGALDVCPFIPVQNVTMDDCVHCASVFGQKLADMLNVPVYLYGEAARQERRRSLPAVRAGEYEALPEKLKRDEWKPDFGPASFIPSWGATVTGARKFLIAYNVNLIATKEQAHRIALDIREQGRGRGQPGRLEKVQGLGWFLDESNLAQVSTNILDYERTPVHAVYQEICREAEELNLPVVGSQIVGLVPLRALLDCADFYIHKDQLFVLEEEHKVRLVISKLGLDSLSPFNPRERIIEYMVSSQDSGRLASLSLRRFVLSVGARTAAPGGGSVSAAVGALGAALGAMVGQMTYGKRQFENLDVTMRRLIPPFHQAMNELLRTVDEDARVFNGYMVALKMPKTTAEEVQRDAALQVALQSAVSVPLALAEKVNDLWSPLKEMVVHGNVSCKSDVQVAAKALETAVYGAYFNVMINLKDVTDDIFIATTQQRATTLLREAQDATAAVLLAAEGRK, encoded by the exons ATGACTCAGCTGGTGGAGTGTGTCCCCAACTTCTCTGAGGGACAGAACCAAGAG GTGATTGATGCCATTGCGGCGTCCATCTCCGGCACACACGCGTGTTCTCTGCTGGACGTGGACTCGGGCATCTCCACGAACAGAACCGTCTTCACGTTTGTCGGTTCTCCTGAGGTCGTGGTGGAGGCGGCGCTGAACGCAGCACGCTGCGCCTTCAGCCTCATCGACATGACCAAGCACTCAG gtgaacACCCTCGTACTGGAGCGTTGGACGTCTGTCCCTTCATCCCCGTCCAGAACGTCACCATGGACGATTGTGTCCACTGTGCGTCGGTGTTTGGACAGAAGTTGGCGGACATGTTGAACGTCCCCG TTTATCTTTATGGAGAAGCCGCTCGTCAGGAGAGGAGGCGGAGTCTTCCAGCAGTGAGAGCCGGAGAGTACGAAGCTTTACCTGAGAAG CTCAAGCGTGACGAGTGGAAGCCAGACTTTGGCCCCGCCTCCTTCATTCCGTCCTGGGGCGCCACGGTAACTGGCGCTCGCAAGTTCCTGATCGCTTACAACGTGAACCTGATCGCCACCAAAGAGCAGGCGCACCGCATCGCTCTGGACATCAGGGAGCAGGGGCGGGGCAGAGGacag cCCGGGCGGCTGGAGAAGGTCCAGGGTCTGGGCTGGTTCCTGGATGAGTCCAACCTCGCTCAGGTGTCCACCAACATCCTGGACTATGAGAGGACACCTGTCCACGCCGTCTACCAGGAGATCTGCAGGGaggctgag GAGCTGAACCTGCCCGTGGTGGGTTCTCAGATCGTCGGGCTGGTTCCGCTCAGAGCTCTGCTCGACTGCGCAGACTTCTACATCCACAAAGATCAGCTGTTCGTCCTGGAGGAGGAGCACAAAGTCCGACTG GTGATCAGTAAACTAGGTCTGGACTCACTGAGTCCATTTAACCCCAGGGAGAGAATCATCGA GTACATGGTGTCGTCTCAGGACAGCGGTCGTCTCGCGTCTTTGTCTCTGAGACGCTTCGTGCTCAGCGTCGGCGCTCGGACGGCGGCTCCAGGCGGAGGATCCGTTTCTGCTGCTGTCGGCGCTTTG GGAGCGGCACTCGGTGCGATGGTGGGACAGATGACGTACGGGAAGAGACAGTTTGAGAACCTGGACGTGACCATGAGACGCCTCATTCCTCCGTTTCATCAGGCGATGAATGAACTGCTGAGGACGGTGGACGAGGACGCTCGCGTCTTTAACGGCTACATG GTGGCGCTGAAGATGCCAAAGACGACGGCAGAGGAAGTTCAAAG AGATGCAGCGCTGCAGGTCGCCCTTCAGTCAGCCGTTAGCGTCCCATTAGCTCTGGCAGAGAAGGTCAATGATTTGTGGTCACCGCTCAAAGAGATGGTCGTCCACGGCAACGTATCCTGCAAGTCTGATGTtcag GTGGCAGCCAAAGCCTTGGAGACGGCGGTTTACGGTGCATATTTCAACGTCATGATCAACCTCAAAGACGTCACAGACGACATCTTCATCGCCACG ACACAGCAGAGGGCAACGACGCTGCTGCGCGAGGCTCAGGACGCAACCGCTGCCGTCCTCCTCGCTGCTGAgggcaggaagtga